From Qipengyuania psychrotolerans:
GCTGTGAATGAGAGGCTTCGCGATTAAAAGGATACCGTGCTTTACTTGCTTTATTTGAGAGTGTAATCTGCGCTGAAGATATGACTAAATTTCAAAATCTTCCGTTTTTTGTCGTCCTCGCAATCGCTATCTCTGGCGGTGTCGTTATGGCGCGCGAAGACTCGGACCGTGGGGTTAAGCCCCCAAAACCGATTCTGTCCACTGAGGAGGGTGCAATGGCCCCACCGAGCGAGTGGAATTGCGATCTCTATGTACAAGAATATCGGGACTGGCTCGATCAAGGTAACCGCTTCGGTGATTGGCGGTTCGCTGGCAAAGCTTACCGCGACGCAGGGAGCGGCGAACGGTACACCGCGGCTCAGTGGCGGCTTTGGTTGCAAGAAGCAGATTGTCCCGGGATTGCCTTTGCAAACGATGAGCTAGCGGTACCGGTAATTCAGCAGCTGATTTTTGGGGCTACGGCCGTCGCAACGCCGATTATTGCGAGCCAAATCGGGGCGGTAAGCCCAGGCTGACTTTGGCCTGCAACGCGTTCATACTGATCGCCTTCCTGACTGAACCTTCAAGGCCAACAGCGATCCCGAAGCCTTTCGAACGTTTGGCATGAATTCCAACTATCCTATATCCTCCCGGCCATTGTGTTAGCAGTGGAGCACCGCTGAGACCTGGCCTAGTCGGACATGAGTGCAGTAGAATTATGGAGCCGGCGCGTTGACGTCTTGGCCCGCAGTCGTGACTTGTCCGCAGAATTCGATTGCCACGCATGGCTGGACGATAGGAAACCAGATCAACTTTCTCTTCATGCAGGCTCGCCATTGTCCCAAGTTGAAGCGGAGTTCCAGTCGCGGGACGCTCAAGCCGCAATAGAGCCCAGTCCAATGCCATGCTGTCGCTTAGTTCGGGCCCGCGACCACCGCGATCGATGACGGAAAACTTACTTCGGAAAATAATCGCTCCCTCGTCATCGCGCATGGTGAATGTGCAGCCATCAGCAGGCAATTCACGCCCGCTCTTACGATTGAAATTGAAATGAGATACCGCGAGGACGAGATCCCTTCGCTCTACCAGGCTCGCATTGGTTAAGAATGGTCCTCCGCGGCCCCTGCATATAATCGTTCCGATCGCGTCACTTAGGCGGAAAGAATCGCCCACGGTCGGGGTTGGCGGCGACGCTCCAGACAGCAAAATGAATGCAGCCGAACCAAGGACCCCATGGAAAAATCGACGGCGGGCGCGCGTACTTTTTTGAACATCTGGCATAGGAACCAGATGCATCAATATCGTTCAGGTGCAGCTCCCTACTGCCTCGGGGAAACCACCTAGTGCTCTAAACTGGCGCGCACAACGTTGCAAAAGTTGGGCTGCCCTGGAATCACTTTATCAGACAGGTAATGACTTTCAGTCTAGACCATACCCTTAATCTTCAGTCTGCTCGAAGTCGCGGAGGGTTGAAGCAATGGCCTTATAGCCCTGCGTAGTCAGGAGAACGAAGTCCCTTCTGCCATCAGTTGCATCAGGTAACCGGGTCAGCAATCCTCGCTGACCAAGAAGTGAAAGTTGTCTCAACGCTGTCGTGGTCGGGACTAGAGATGCAATGCAGGCATCACTCACAGAAACTTTGCCCCCAACTGCATCTGCGATAAAAAGATCGAGCAAAATATTGTAACCCCCTTCGGCAAACATGTCCTCAGGCAAGTATTTTGAGCGTACCTTTCGACGCGCAAGCTCCGAGCGGGCGCGCCTTAAGAGAACCTCCTGTTCTTTATAGGGTTGACCTTCACTTGGATGCTCACGTGCTTCCTCCGTTTGTCGTGGAATGTCGCCGACTATATCGAAAATTTTTCTGGCGATCTGATGAAGTTCAGCATTTTCGCGTGAAGTCATAGTAGCCCCCTCGCCCTCATGCTTGTGACATGCGCCCGGCCAACAATCAGATGGTCTTCAAAATTGATGCCCAGCCGATGAGATTGGTCGATGAGAGCCTTAGTCTGTTCAACGTCTGCTTGGCTTGGCTCGGAGTTTCCAGAAGGGTGATTGTGAGCAAGAAGAATACGGCGAGCTTCAACTTTCAGGGCTTTGCCAAATATCCGGCGTAACGAAAGTTGCAGCGAGCCTTGATCTCCCTCACCTACGATCTCTTCGCTAATCACATAGCCAGCCTCATCCGCAAAGATTGCAACCATAATTTCGTGTTTTGAACTACCAATTGAGGCGCGAAGGTATCGATGGAGGGCGGCGTCTGCGGAATCTAAAGGCACCCGGGTGAAAGCCTCTCGATGCCCCTCAGAAAGCAGGTCGCGAACAGCGATAAAGCTTTCCGACCACGTCTCACCATACAAACTGCATCCACGGAGTTCATCGGGACTAGCGTTCCCGATTTCAGCGATACTACCAAAGCGGCGCAGCATCCGATGGGCAAGTTCTTCAGGATCGCTATGAAGCGGTGCCAAAAGCGTGCTCAGGAGGCGATGCGTGCGTCGCGCTCCCTTCTCGCGTGCAACACTGTACCTATTCCGGTAATTGTTATTGCTGCCCAGAATGGCCAGCGCTCCATGATCAAATAGACGGTCATTGGCAGATTGGCGTCTATCGCTCTGAAAACGTGCGCCATAATTGCGAGTAGTTGTGCCGATCCTACCCATAGAGGCCACCATCGGTTCGCACGGAGCGCGATATAAAGAATTGCCAGGAATCCAACGAGATCGAGCGACATTCTGAAAATTGGCCAGGTGACCAATCCTTCCCAGTCGCTGAACAAAAAATATTGGATTGCACTAACGACGTGCATGGAGACGAGGACCACAGCGACACGTTTTTCGGAGCTCCCACCCTTGAAATACGCAAGCGCAGCGACGAGCAACAGCAGGGTAACCTGTAGGAAATATCGGTCCATCCTGATGCTGCTCGCGCATTGCGCTTGCAAAAGCAATTAAGCCGCGTCGGAAACAAGCTCGGCGCCTGTGAACAGATCGTCAGGGCATTCCTCCGGCGTCTCAGGCCCGTTCACAACACGGGAAATGTCGATTAATTGACCGTGTGATCGACGAGCGTCGGCTTGCACCCCAACAAGTTCGCCCACCATCTTGTTAAGCCGCAGAAAGAATGCGTGAGCTTCACTATGTGGAGCGCCCCCAACTTCCTGTTGCGCAAGTGCGGCTGTATGCAAAAGTCCTGTCGTCTCGACGAAGGCTTGAGTTACAGCGCTCTCGGTTGACCTAATTTGGCGAGCGAGACGAGCAGTAGCGGCATGGCGATTCAGCATTAGGTTTTACTCCGGCTAGGTTGGACCCGCCGGGAACCGCGTATCTCAGCTCGCTAACAAGCCAATTAGAGCTTCAGCGGCAGCGACCACGAGAAGGAATGCGGCTGCGAGGATGAATGCCCCACCAATAACCAGCAGCAATTTCTTTCCCGGGCCTAGATCAATCGGCTTTATTCCCGGCCGCAGCCATTCGGCGCCGAGGTTAGGCTTCACATATTCGTCGAAAGCCAACGAATCTCGGAAAACCAACGTCTGCCCCTCTGGCTGCGCTTCAGGCTTTGACTGAATTGTAGGCAACGGCGCTAGTGGGGACGCACCACCGGTGGTTGATTGACACCTTACCCAATCGCGATACTCGCGAATGATCTGCACGCGCGACGCACCATTGAAGGCAAAGCGAACATTGTCGATCCGCTTGTCAACCGAATGATGAGAAATATCGAGTTTTCGGGCGATCTCTTTCGAGGTAAATCCCTCAGAAGCAAGGCTCAGCGCCTCATTTTGCTTCGTCGTCAGCCTCTCGAATGTGTACGCGGAGGTTTGATTTGGCATACAATTAGTTTACATTTGGCGGCGCAACTTTGCAAACGTTAACGCGATTGATCTGCGGCATTGCCGAGCTGCAAGACTTTCTGCCGAGCCGAGTCAAGATCAATGCCAGCGGCTGCGAGGCCCAAGCGATCGCAACTAGCCAATGCTTGTTCGATTAGTTGGATCAATTCAAATAACTCCTTATCGGAGGTCAAATTCGTCAAAATTCTGGATCCTTAGGTACAGCAGCGGCACGGAGCGCATATAGCGCAGCCGCACTTTAATTCCAGAGCGGGCATGGATAGCGTCAAAGGATTTCAGAATTTTTGACTATGTTAAGTGGTAGGACCGAGCGTGTGAACCCGCGAGGGGGGCCTAATAAGTGCAATTGAGCCGGCACTTCTAGAGGAAATGCACAGACGAACCCTGTGCGGGTAGTCGAATACGACAGAGGCTAAGCCAAGACCCAAAAGCAAGCGTCCGACCGAGCTGAACGATTGGTAAAATCGCATGACTTTCTCTGATCAACCCAGAGCGAAAGCTGCGCCCATCGGAGAGGTTGTGCGATTAGGCCCTAGCAATCATTCATTTTTCTAGAAGGATCGCTCGAGATGCCAATGTCCACAATCGGGTCTTTAGCCGCCCGTCCGCTCCTGGCACATCGCTAGCTCGGTGATAGTGTCGCCAGATGGGTGGAAAGCGGACATCAGCACTCGTCAGGATTAGAACGAACTTTAGCGTGTGAATTGAGCTGCATCGTTGATCTCCGCAACCGCTTCAATGGCCCCCGCTTCTGCAGCGTCTTGAGCATCTGTCACCGCTCTGCGCGAGATCCGAAAGTCCAATGAGCGGGCCAACTCAATCGCTCCCGTCCGGGCGTCCACGATGATGAAGCGCGCCAGTTCAGGTTCGTCCCAGACAATCGCACTAAAGGTATTGTCATCTATCTGTTGTGTTGTGTCGAGTGCATCGATCGCACGCGCAATCGTGAACCGATCAAGTTCGGGAAAACTCACAAACACCAAATCGAAGACTGGTCGTTCGTCACGCACTGCGGTCTTAATCAGCGCGATGCGACCAATGTCGCCGACGGCTTTTTCTTGGTAGATCAAAGCACTTGGATCGTCGGCAACGCGAGTTACCTTGCCTGTGCCCATTGACACGTAGCGCACATTACGAACGGCATCTCGGTCGTCAGGAACCTCGGATTTGTAAAAGGTTATGGTCCCTTCCGGTGTTTCAATCTCCTCGCCCGTTACGAGAGACTCTTCCGTTGGGGTTTCCCATTCTCTGTAGTCATCGAATTCTTGAACTTCCCTCCACGTATAAAAGGAAAT
This genomic window contains:
- a CDS encoding trypsin-like serine peptidase; the protein is MHLVPMPDVQKSTRARRRFFHGVLGSAAFILLSGASPPTPTVGDSFRLSDAIGTIICRGRGGPFLTNASLVERRDLVLAVSHFNFNRKSGRELPADGCTFTMRDDEGAIIFRSKFSVIDRGGRGPELSDSMALDWALLRLERPATGTPLQLGTMASLHEEKVDLVSYRPAMRGNRILRTSHDCGPRRQRAGSIILLHSCPTRPGLSGAPLLTQWPGGYRIVGIHAKRSKGFGIAVGLEGSVRKAISMNALQAKVSLGLPPRFGSQ
- a CDS encoding helix-turn-helix domain-containing protein, encoding MPNQTSAYTFERLTTKQNEALSLASEGFTSKEIARKLDISHHSVDKRIDNVRFAFNGASRVQIIREYRDWVRCQSTTGGASPLAPLPTIQSKPEAQPEGQTLVFRDSLAFDEYVKPNLGAEWLRPGIKPIDLGPGKKLLLVIGGAFILAAAFLLVVAAAEALIGLLAS
- a CDS encoding JAB domain-containing protein, with the translated sequence MLRRFGSIAEIGNASPDELRGCSLYGETWSESFIAVRDLLSEGHREAFTRVPLDSADAALHRYLRASIGSSKHEIMVAIFADEAGYVISEEIVGEGDQGSLQLSLRRIFGKALKVEARRILLAHNHPSGNSEPSQADVEQTKALIDQSHRLGINFEDHLIVGRAHVTSMRARGLL